One window of the Nocardia huaxiensis genome contains the following:
- a CDS encoding YhgE/Pip domain-containing protein → MPNEIKLAGSRPGPRLWLTPAVIVTVVMAALAALYLGGTVNSSQDLNDFPVAVVNADTGATDPSGQHLNVGEQISDNLRKEVDADKFDLRFVSLAAAKEDMDKGKLYGAIVLPSDLSQKLVALTESAVTGAAAPQPAVTVYTNPFANSYGASIVDSFASGVLAEANQTVGQQLLATATQAGDQAASGSQSVTGTARIVLSEPMLVHVTPFKEVPDGTGAGLSAFYYALLLVLAGFTGSMIATSLVDAQLGFTPSEIGPLYRMERRSGHSRLATLAVKWGIMTGVAVLVSSVYLGIADWIGMPLDHPWELWLFSVLSITAVAVVAQAILALLGNLGMVVNLFLFIVLSIPSSGGTTPPEAMPPFVRFLSSFEPMHQIYLGTRSILYFGATWDSGLTRGVTAAVIALIVGVLAGTLGTRTYDLKGLTRKHSDPVDTGE, encoded by the coding sequence ATGCCGAACGAAATCAAGCTCGCAGGAAGCAGGCCGGGGCCGCGGTTGTGGCTGACCCCGGCAGTCATCGTGACCGTGGTTATGGCCGCCCTGGCAGCGTTGTATCTGGGAGGAACGGTCAACTCCTCCCAAGACCTGAACGACTTTCCCGTAGCGGTTGTCAACGCCGATACCGGAGCCACCGACCCATCGGGACAGCACCTCAACGTCGGCGAACAGATCTCCGACAACCTGCGCAAGGAGGTCGATGCGGACAAGTTCGACCTTCGCTTCGTCAGCCTTGCCGCAGCGAAGGAGGACATGGACAAGGGGAAGCTCTATGGTGCGATCGTTCTGCCCTCGGACCTGAGCCAGAAGCTGGTGGCACTCACGGAGAGCGCAGTGACCGGTGCGGCCGCACCACAACCCGCGGTCACCGTGTACACCAATCCCTTCGCGAACAGTTACGGCGCGTCCATCGTCGATTCCTTCGCGTCCGGGGTGCTGGCCGAGGCGAACCAAACCGTGGGCCAGCAGCTGCTCGCCACTGCGACACAGGCTGGGGACCAGGCGGCATCCGGCAGCCAGTCCGTCACGGGAACAGCACGCATCGTTCTGTCCGAACCGATGCTGGTGCATGTCACGCCGTTCAAGGAGGTTCCGGACGGGACCGGCGCCGGCCTCTCGGCCTTCTACTACGCGCTTCTGCTGGTGCTGGCCGGGTTCACGGGGTCCATGATTGCGACCAGTCTCGTCGACGCCCAGCTCGGTTTCACTCCGTCGGAGATCGGTCCGCTCTACCGCATGGAGCGGCGCTCGGGTCACAGCCGCCTGGCCACCCTGGCTGTGAAGTGGGGAATCATGACGGGTGTCGCGGTGCTCGTCAGCAGTGTCTATCTGGGGATCGCGGACTGGATCGGCATGCCGCTGGACCATCCATGGGAGCTGTGGCTGTTCAGCGTTCTGAGCATTACAGCCGTCGCGGTGGTCGCTCAGGCGATCCTGGCCCTGCTGGGCAATCTCGGCATGGTGGTCAACCTCTTCCTCTTCATCGTGCTGTCGATCCCCAGCTCCGGGGGTACGACACCGCCGGAGGCCATGCCCCCCTTCGTCCGCTTCCTCAGCTCGTTCGAGCCCATGCACCAGATCTATCTGGGTACGCGTTCGATCCTGTATTTCGGAGCCACCTGGGATTCGGGGCTGACACGTGGCGTAACGGCCGCCGTGATCGCGCTTATCGTCGGCGTCCTCGCCGGGACCCTGGGTACTCGCACCTACGACCTCAAGGGGCTGACAAGGAAGCACAGCGATCCTGTCGACACCGGGGAGTGA
- a CDS encoding ferredoxin: MKISIDYDRCEGHGLCAEQAPAVFSLDDDAELIYHFDGGEVPGDQVAAAHAAIVSCPVAALRASS; this comes from the coding sequence ATGAAAATCAGCATCGACTACGACCGCTGTGAGGGACACGGGCTGTGCGCCGAACAAGCACCGGCGGTGTTCAGTCTCGACGACGACGCCGAACTGATCTATCACTTCGACGGCGGCGAAGTGCCCGGCGACCAGGTCGCCGCCGCGCACGCGGCCATCGTTTCCTGCCCGGTCGCAGCCCTGCGGGCATCGTCGTGA
- a CDS encoding cytochrome P450, whose amino-acid sequence MRKHADVPTYEPDMYSPQAIRDTYPHYERLRALGPVVWLARQKAYALPRYAECKQVLLDDATFISGAGVGLNPITNRLSRGTTLNSDGDDHARRRGLLSPHLSPRALRTMREAVDEQADAVVAAATAKGRIDGVELATALPMSIVPDLIGWPHEGRENLLRWAGATFDALGPINQQSVRSAPSGIEMMRFARRLARDRAILPGGAGQDVLRAGDEGTIPRSGCPAMLIDYLAPSLDTTISAIASALYLLAAHPEQWRLLKSDPSLIPNTVNEVVRYESPVRAFSRKAVRDVEIAGTLIEEGARVVVIYGSANRDPLEWESPDTFDIRRDATRQLGFGHGTHGCAGQGLARLETQAMLRALVDRVDRIEVAGEPEWVMNNIIHRYARLPLQLFPA is encoded by the coding sequence ATGCGTAAGCACGCCGATGTGCCCACCTACGAGCCGGACATGTATTCGCCGCAGGCGATTCGTGACACCTATCCGCACTACGAACGGTTGCGGGCGCTCGGCCCGGTGGTGTGGCTCGCCCGCCAGAAGGCCTACGCACTGCCGCGGTACGCCGAATGCAAGCAGGTCCTGCTCGATGACGCCACCTTCATCTCCGGCGCCGGCGTCGGCCTGAACCCGATCACCAACCGGCTCTCGCGCGGAACCACTTTGAACAGCGATGGCGACGATCACGCCCGTCGTCGCGGGCTGCTGTCCCCACATCTGAGTCCGCGAGCGCTCCGCACCATGCGTGAAGCCGTCGACGAGCAGGCGGACGCGGTCGTCGCAGCCGCAACCGCGAAAGGTCGTATCGACGGTGTCGAGCTGGCGACCGCGCTCCCGATGTCGATCGTGCCCGATCTGATCGGCTGGCCACACGAAGGCCGCGAGAACCTTTTACGTTGGGCGGGAGCAACTTTCGACGCGCTCGGACCCATCAACCAGCAATCGGTGCGATCCGCGCCTTCGGGCATCGAGATGATGCGATTCGCCCGGCGGCTCGCCCGCGATCGCGCCATTCTGCCCGGCGGCGCGGGTCAAGACGTATTGCGAGCCGGTGACGAGGGCACGATCCCGCGCTCCGGGTGTCCAGCCATGCTGATCGACTACTTGGCGCCGTCCCTGGACACCACGATCAGCGCGATCGCGAGTGCGTTGTATCTGCTGGCCGCCCATCCCGAGCAATGGCGGCTGCTGAAATCGGACCCGTCGCTGATCCCCAACACGGTGAACGAGGTCGTCCGATACGAATCTCCGGTCCGTGCGTTCTCGCGCAAAGCGGTCCGTGATGTCGAGATCGCCGGAACGCTGATCGAGGAGGGTGCGCGGGTGGTGGTCATCTACGGTTCGGCCAATCGTGACCCACTCGAATGGGAGTCGCCCGACACCTTCGACATTCGCCGCGACGCCACCCGCCAACTCGGATTCGGCCACGGCACCCATGGTTGCGCGGGCCAAGGGCTGGCGCGCTTGGAGACCCAAGCCATGCTGCGCGCGCTGGTCGATCGTGTGGACCGCATCGAGGTGGCCGGTGAGCCCGAATGGGTGATGAACAACATCATCCACCGTTACGCGCGTTTGCCGCTGCAACTTTTTCCCGCCTGA
- a CDS encoding NAD(P)/FAD-dependent oxidoreductase, whose amino-acid sequence MVVGESIAGVTAVRELRALGHRGAITLIGADPHGSYARPPLSKAVLEDSSADATLGYPLDDLGVTSVRSAAVAADFDRRTVVTADGDIISYDALIIASGAEARRIAAPGQRGELVLRTLDDARTLRPRLDTATSVIVVGAGFLGMEVASACVTRGIPVTVIDVDPPLQAVLGSYLSGVISSRAEEHGVRIVRTTEFVTLVGDPVNGVALPGGEVLTADLVVTCAGEIPNTSWLAGTGLADRNGIGIDDACTTAAPDVYAAGDVAYLRAANKRAPFWSNAVAQARVAAASALGLPAAAAASDNYFWTEILGIAIKVVGPLPVIGAPTSLEGNPADGSALLIWRHGAGGATVVAYGIRKSIAGLRSLADAPSCSPQT is encoded by the coding sequence GTGGTCGTCGGTGAATCCATCGCCGGTGTCACCGCGGTCCGCGAATTGCGGGCGCTCGGTCACCGCGGAGCGATCACCCTCATCGGGGCGGACCCGCACGGCTCCTATGCGCGGCCGCCGCTGTCCAAGGCGGTGCTCGAGGATTCGAGCGCCGACGCCACCCTCGGCTACCCGCTCGATGATCTCGGCGTCACCAGCGTGCGTTCGGCTGCGGTGGCCGCCGATTTCGACCGGCGCACCGTCGTAACCGCTGATGGCGACATCATTTCCTACGATGCGCTGATCATCGCAAGCGGTGCCGAAGCCCGTCGCATCGCCGCCCCGGGGCAACGTGGCGAACTGGTGCTGCGGACGCTCGATGACGCGCGCACCCTGCGCCCACGGCTCGACACCGCCACCTCGGTGATCGTTGTCGGCGCGGGATTCCTCGGGATGGAAGTCGCCAGTGCCTGCGTCACGCGCGGCATTCCCGTCACGGTGATCGACGTCGACCCGCCCCTGCAAGCCGTCCTCGGTTCGTACCTGAGCGGCGTAATCAGTTCGCGCGCCGAAGAACACGGCGTTCGAATAGTGCGGACAACAGAATTCGTCACCCTCGTCGGTGATCCCGTCAACGGTGTGGCCCTTCCGGGTGGCGAGGTATTGACAGCTGACTTGGTGGTCACCTGCGCCGGAGAAATCCCGAACACCTCTTGGCTGGCCGGCACCGGTTTGGCTGATCGCAACGGCATCGGCATCGACGACGCGTGCACAACCGCAGCCCCTGACGTCTATGCCGCTGGCGACGTCGCCTATCTGCGCGCGGCGAACAAACGTGCCCCGTTCTGGTCCAACGCCGTTGCGCAAGCCAGGGTCGCCGCCGCTTCGGCGCTGGGGCTACCGGCGGCCGCAGCCGCGAGCGACAACTATTTCTGGACCGAAATCCTCGGCATCGCCATCAAGGTCGTCGGGCCATTGCCGGTGATCGGCGCTCCAACCAGCCTCGAGGGAAACCCCGCCGACGGATCTGCGCTGCTCATCTGGCGCCATGGTGCGGGTGGGGCAACGGTCGTCGCCTACGGAATCCGCAAATCCATAGCCGGTCTGCGCTCGCTGGCCGACGCACCGAGCTGTTCACCGCAGACCTAG